Proteins from a genomic interval of Nerophis lumbriciformis linkage group LG01, RoL_Nlum_v2.1, whole genome shotgun sequence:
- the eef1b2 gene encoding elongation factor 1-beta — MGFGDLKAPSGLKVLNDYLADRSYIEGCVPSQADVAVFEAIAAPPPVALCHALRWFNHMKSYQSQKNSLPGVKKPLGQYGPAGVADTTTCAASAAATVKKDDDDDDIDLFGSDEDDAEAARLKEERIAAYTAKKSKKPALIAKSSILLDVKPWDDETDMAKLEECVRSIQMDGLLWGQSKLLPVGYGIKKLQINCVVEDDKVGTDILEEQITAFEDFVQSMDVAAFNKI, encoded by the exons ATGGGTTTCGGTGATCTGAAAGCGCCCTCCGGCCTGAAAGTGCTGAACGATTACCTTGCGGACCGCAGCTACATTGAGGG ATGTGTTCCTTCTCAGGCAGATGTTGCCGTCTTTGAGGCTATTGCAGCGCCACCCCCAGTTGCGCTTTGCCATGCTCTCCGTTGGTTCAACCATATGAAGTCTTACCAGAGCCAGAAGAACAG TCTTCCAGGTGTGAAGAAGCCTCTGGGACAGTACGGGCCAGCGGGTGTGGCCGACACCACAACGTGCGCTGCTTCTGCTGCTGCCACGGTGAAGAAGGATGATGACGATGACGATATTGATCTGTTTGGCTCTGATGAG GATGATGCAGAGGCTGCACGGTTGAAGGAAGAGCGTATTGCAGCCTATACAGCCAAGAAATCAAAAA AACCGGCCCTCATTGCTAAATCCTCTATCCTATTGGATGTCAAGCCATGGGACGACGAGACTGATATGGCGAAGTTGGAGGAGTGTGTTCGCAGTATTCAGATGGACGGACTCCTCTGGGGACAGT CAAAACTACTACCAGTGGGTTATGGTATCAAGAAGCTTCAGATCAACTGTGTGGTTGAAGATGACAAG gttgGCACTGATATTCTCGAGGAGCAAATCACTGCGTTTGAGGATTTTGTTCAGTCAATGGACGTTGCTGCCTTTAACAAAATCTGA
- the zdbf2 gene encoding DBF4-type zinc finger-containing protein 2 isoform X1 has protein sequence MYRVFVAQLRVNERLCNSPFGLLVVADHCASSRRRRRTGNRQRAAENGVVLSESKTRMWAESQQGPSRCPPCKRGYCTYCQVLYSDLDQHLSSLRHLDCVGASSRASRSISFSDSRSGNETLLERFLQDVLLHHPHCYNDTRPSDADLPSVSSPLLPREVLDEVCLSDNDSWMLGTRDHLPSSDNVSDHMTNPEEDSGPGSQLEKRRHRHSSPAEEQNYAMSVTSGHTHLSKHQAKPPVHRKAHRKTDRRKNPSPKGADAGTRSLSVPVPQHWQSWQKQQLAANIVPPHTDLDQTIEEVIQTYCHGDSLITCPQEETESFHISPPQSLQTHSDWDSPVQMQSHVQTQVRDFSHLTDVQVDLTDQLYSHQLDSVLHSEQRVAQVFCGVPEEETIPQHFPESFRGKTWTQIEAEDKKKVDELVLQFRQGRFVCCFDSESLARFGTGSKHRSRRGQTEAASDIVFLPLLNTHEEEVRKRRCFRMASRCQVVKVSHSTQTIHFVVPTVNQPATQATPKSVPLLGTERTPEVQCKRLPPSYSPIITPLQASTSLVHLLCSPTFPAPLYTSAAGSAPKRSRRRQRPLDFQSSNVKYKPFPVCFYDHRSNRIIKNPPKGFVGTKSSPLSGPLPSCVRQLFRSLSPDLNAERLSGDVDSSRAKSHRLLDTTSSISGHVAMSMLSTDSAQTLKRETVRRRAVAATLLPPGRSKRERMAMEQRPRLPKKSIRIQNRTRGLHHMSSTQPHLRRGRSQRGRGCDKTAK, from the exons ATGTATAGAGTATTTGTTGCCCAACTTCGTGTTAATGAACGTCTTTGTAATTCTCCGTTTGGCCTGTTAGTGGTAGCAGATCATTGCGCGTCAAGTCGCCGAAGAAGAAGAACCGgaaacagacagcgcgcggcggaAAATGGTGTCGTACTCTCTGAAAGTAAAACAAG GATGTGGGCGGAGTCTCAGCAAGGGCCGTCCAGATGCCCCCCATGCAAACGGGGATACTGCACCTACTGCCAAGTCCTTTACAGCGACCTGGATCAG CATCTATCCAGTCTCAGACACCTGGATTGTGTTGGAGCGTCCTCCAGGGCGTCTCGCAGTATTTCCTTCTCTGACAGCCGCTCCGGCAATGAGACTCTACTGGAACGTTTCCTGCAGGATGTCTTGTTGCACCACCCACACTGCTACAACGATACCAG ACCATCAGACGCAGACCTTCCGTCAGTCTCCAGTCCTCTTTTGCCGAGGGAGGTGCTTGATGAAGTGTGTTTGTCTGATAACGACAGCTGGATGTTGGGTACCCGGGACCACTTGCCCAGCTCAGACAATGTGTCTGATCACATGACTAATCCAGAAGAAGATTCTGGTCCTGGTAGCCAGTTAGAGAAAAGAAGGCACAGACATTCTTCACCAGCAGAAGAGCAGAATTACGCAATGAGCGTTACCTCAGGGCATACACATCTGTCTAAACATCAGGCTAAGCCACCTGTGCACCGGAAGGCACACAGGAAAACTGACAGGAGGAAAAACCCTTCACCCAAGGGTGCAGATGCTGGTACACGGTCCCTGTCTGTCCCTGTGCCACAGCATTGGCAAAGCTGGCAGAAGCAACAGTTGGCAGCTAACATTGTGCCTCCGCACACTGACCTGGACCAAACTATTGAAGAG GTGATCCAAACATACTGTCATGGAGACAGTTTGATCACCTGTCCTCAAGAGGAGACGGAGAGCTTTCACATTAGTCCGCCTCAGTCTCTTCAAACACACTCGGACTGGGACTCCCCTGTACAG ATGCAGTCCCATGTCCAGACGCAGGTGAGGGACTTCAGCCATCTGACTGATGTCCAGGTAGACCTGACAGACCAGTTGTACTCCCACCAGCTCGACTCCGTCCTCCACAGTGAGCAACGTGTGGCCCAAGTATTTTGTGGTGTACCAGAAGAAGAGACGATACCACAGCATTTTCCAGAATCCTTCAGAGGGAAGACATGGACCCAGATTGAAGCGGAAGACAAGAAGAAGGTGGACGAGCTGGTCCTGCAGTTCAGACAAGGTCGTTTTGTCTGCTGCTTCGACAGCGAGTCACTAGCAAG GTTTGGCACCGGAAGCAAACACAGGAGTAGGCGTGGTCAGACGGAAGCAGCGTCAGACATAGTTTTCCTTCCTCTGCTGAACACCCATGAGGAGGAAGTCAGAAAGAGGCGGTGCTTTAGGATGGCGTCCAGGTGTCAA GTAGTGAAAGTGAGTCACAGCACTCAGACCATCCACTTTGTTGTCCCCACTGTCAATCAACCAGCCACGCAGGCCACTCCCAAATCGGTGCCTCTCCTTGGAACAGAAAGAACTCCTGAGGTGCAATGTAAGCGTCTCCCGCCTTCGTACTCCCCCATCATCACGCCTCTGCAGGCCAGTACCTCCCTGGTCCACCTTCTCTGTTCTCCGACATTTCCCGCCCCCCTCTACACATCTGCTGCAGGGTCCGCCCCTAAACGCAGCAGAAGAAGGCAGCGTCCACTAGACTTTCAGAGCTCGAATGTCAAATATAAACCTTTTCCAGTGTGCTTCTATGATCACCGTAGCAATCGCATCATAAAGAACCCTCCCAAAGGTTTTGTGGGAACTAAAAGTTCCCCCCTCTCTGGGCCCTTGCCGTCATGTGTTCGTCAGCTGTTCCGAAGTCTGAGCCCGGACCTAAATGCTGAGAGATTGTCAGGGGATGTAGACTCTTCCAGGGCCAAAAGTCACAGGTTATTAGATACCACCTCCTCCATCAGCGGTCATGTTGCCATGAGCATGCTCAGTACGGACTCAGCACAGACCCTTAAACGCGAAACAGTGCGGAGGCGGGCCGTGGCGGCCACACTTTTGCCTCCAGGCAGGTCAAAGCGGGAAAGAATGGCTATGGAACAAAGGCCAAGACTCCCCAAGAAGAGTATCAGAATTCAGAACAGAACACGTGGTCTCCATCACATGTCCTCCACACAGCCACACCTCCGACGAGGACGATCTCAGAGAGGGAGGGGCTGTGACAAGACTGCTAAGTAG
- the zdbf2 gene encoding DBF4-type zinc finger-containing protein 2 isoform X2, whose product MYRVFVAQLRVNERLCNSPFGLLVVADHCASSRRRRRTGNRQRAAENGVVLSESKTRMWAESQQGPSRCPPCKRGYCTYCQVLYSDLDQHLSSLRHLDCVGASSRASRSISFSDSRSGNETLLERFLQDVLLHHPHCYNDTRPSDADLPSVSSPLLPREVLDEVCLSDNDSWMLGTRDHLPSSDNVSDHMTNPEEDSGPGSQLEKRRHRHSSPAEEQNYAMSVTSGHTHLSKHQAKPPVHRKAHRKTDRRKNPSPKGADAGTRSLSVPVPQHWQSWQKQQLAANIVPPHTDLDQTIEEVIQTYCHGDSLITCPQEETESFHISPPQSLQTHSDWDSPVQMQSHVQTQLDSVLHSEQRVAQVFCGVPEEETIPQHFPESFRGKTWTQIEAEDKKKVDELVLQFRQGRFVCCFDSESLARFGTGSKHRSRRGQTEAASDIVFLPLLNTHEEEVRKRRCFRMASRCQVVKVSHSTQTIHFVVPTVNQPATQATPKSVPLLGTERTPEVQCKRLPPSYSPIITPLQASTSLVHLLCSPTFPAPLYTSAAGSAPKRSRRRQRPLDFQSSNVKYKPFPVCFYDHRSNRIIKNPPKGFVGTKSSPLSGPLPSCVRQLFRSLSPDLNAERLSGDVDSSRAKSHRLLDTTSSISGHVAMSMLSTDSAQTLKRETVRRRAVAATLLPPGRSKRERMAMEQRPRLPKKSIRIQNRTRGLHHMSSTQPHLRRGRSQRGRGCDKTAK is encoded by the exons ATGTATAGAGTATTTGTTGCCCAACTTCGTGTTAATGAACGTCTTTGTAATTCTCCGTTTGGCCTGTTAGTGGTAGCAGATCATTGCGCGTCAAGTCGCCGAAGAAGAAGAACCGgaaacagacagcgcgcggcggaAAATGGTGTCGTACTCTCTGAAAGTAAAACAAG GATGTGGGCGGAGTCTCAGCAAGGGCCGTCCAGATGCCCCCCATGCAAACGGGGATACTGCACCTACTGCCAAGTCCTTTACAGCGACCTGGATCAG CATCTATCCAGTCTCAGACACCTGGATTGTGTTGGAGCGTCCTCCAGGGCGTCTCGCAGTATTTCCTTCTCTGACAGCCGCTCCGGCAATGAGACTCTACTGGAACGTTTCCTGCAGGATGTCTTGTTGCACCACCCACACTGCTACAACGATACCAG ACCATCAGACGCAGACCTTCCGTCAGTCTCCAGTCCTCTTTTGCCGAGGGAGGTGCTTGATGAAGTGTGTTTGTCTGATAACGACAGCTGGATGTTGGGTACCCGGGACCACTTGCCCAGCTCAGACAATGTGTCTGATCACATGACTAATCCAGAAGAAGATTCTGGTCCTGGTAGCCAGTTAGAGAAAAGAAGGCACAGACATTCTTCACCAGCAGAAGAGCAGAATTACGCAATGAGCGTTACCTCAGGGCATACACATCTGTCTAAACATCAGGCTAAGCCACCTGTGCACCGGAAGGCACACAGGAAAACTGACAGGAGGAAAAACCCTTCACCCAAGGGTGCAGATGCTGGTACACGGTCCCTGTCTGTCCCTGTGCCACAGCATTGGCAAAGCTGGCAGAAGCAACAGTTGGCAGCTAACATTGTGCCTCCGCACACTGACCTGGACCAAACTATTGAAGAG GTGATCCAAACATACTGTCATGGAGACAGTTTGATCACCTGTCCTCAAGAGGAGACGGAGAGCTTTCACATTAGTCCGCCTCAGTCTCTTCAAACACACTCGGACTGGGACTCCCCTGTACAG ATGCAGTCCCATGTCCAGACGCAG CTCGACTCCGTCCTCCACAGTGAGCAACGTGTGGCCCAAGTATTTTGTGGTGTACCAGAAGAAGAGACGATACCACAGCATTTTCCAGAATCCTTCAGAGGGAAGACATGGACCCAGATTGAAGCGGAAGACAAGAAGAAGGTGGACGAGCTGGTCCTGCAGTTCAGACAAGGTCGTTTTGTCTGCTGCTTCGACAGCGAGTCACTAGCAAG GTTTGGCACCGGAAGCAAACACAGGAGTAGGCGTGGTCAGACGGAAGCAGCGTCAGACATAGTTTTCCTTCCTCTGCTGAACACCCATGAGGAGGAAGTCAGAAAGAGGCGGTGCTTTAGGATGGCGTCCAGGTGTCAA GTAGTGAAAGTGAGTCACAGCACTCAGACCATCCACTTTGTTGTCCCCACTGTCAATCAACCAGCCACGCAGGCCACTCCCAAATCGGTGCCTCTCCTTGGAACAGAAAGAACTCCTGAGGTGCAATGTAAGCGTCTCCCGCCTTCGTACTCCCCCATCATCACGCCTCTGCAGGCCAGTACCTCCCTGGTCCACCTTCTCTGTTCTCCGACATTTCCCGCCCCCCTCTACACATCTGCTGCAGGGTCCGCCCCTAAACGCAGCAGAAGAAGGCAGCGTCCACTAGACTTTCAGAGCTCGAATGTCAAATATAAACCTTTTCCAGTGTGCTTCTATGATCACCGTAGCAATCGCATCATAAAGAACCCTCCCAAAGGTTTTGTGGGAACTAAAAGTTCCCCCCTCTCTGGGCCCTTGCCGTCATGTGTTCGTCAGCTGTTCCGAAGTCTGAGCCCGGACCTAAATGCTGAGAGATTGTCAGGGGATGTAGACTCTTCCAGGGCCAAAAGTCACAGGTTATTAGATACCACCTCCTCCATCAGCGGTCATGTTGCCATGAGCATGCTCAGTACGGACTCAGCACAGACCCTTAAACGCGAAACAGTGCGGAGGCGGGCCGTGGCGGCCACACTTTTGCCTCCAGGCAGGTCAAAGCGGGAAAGAATGGCTATGGAACAAAGGCCAAGACTCCCCAAGAAGAGTATCAGAATTCAGAACAGAACACGTGGTCTCCATCACATGTCCTCCACACAGCCACACCTCCGACGAGGACGATCTCAGAGAGGGAGGGGCTGTGACAAGACTGCTAAGTAG
- the zdbf2 gene encoding DBF4-type zinc finger-containing protein 2 isoform X3 produces MYRVFVAQLRVNERLCNSPFGLLVVADHCASSRRRRRTGNRQRAAENGVVLSESKTRMWAESQQGPSRCPPCKRGYCTYCQVLYSDLDQHLSSLRHLDCVGASSRASRSISFSDSRSGNETLLERFLQDVLLHHPHCYNDTRPSDADLPSVSSPLLPREVLDEVCLSDNDSWMLGTRDHLPSSDNVSDHMTNPEEDSGPGSQLEKRRHRHSSPAEEQNYAMSVTSGHTHLSKHQAKPPVHRKAHRKTDRRKNPSPKGADAGTRSLSVPVPQHWQSWQKQQLAANIVPPHTDLDQTIEEVIQTYCHGDSLITCPQEETESFHISPPQSLQTHSDWDSPVQMQSHVQTQVRDFSHLTDVQVDLTDQLYSHQLDSVLHKSFRGKTWTQIEAEDKKKVDELVLQFRQGRFVCCFDSESLARFGTGSKHRSRRGQTEAASDIVFLPLLNTHEEEVRKRRCFRMASRCQVVKVSHSTQTIHFVVPTVNQPATQATPKSVPLLGTERTPEVQCKRLPPSYSPIITPLQASTSLVHLLCSPTFPAPLYTSAAGSAPKRSRRRQRPLDFQSSNVKYKPFPVCFYDHRSNRIIKNPPKGFVGTKSSPLSGPLPSCVRQLFRSLSPDLNAERLSGDVDSSRAKSHRLLDTTSSISGHVAMSMLSTDSAQTLKRETVRRRAVAATLLPPGRSKRERMAMEQRPRLPKKSIRIQNRTRGLHHMSSTQPHLRRGRSQRGRGCDKTAK; encoded by the exons ATGTATAGAGTATTTGTTGCCCAACTTCGTGTTAATGAACGTCTTTGTAATTCTCCGTTTGGCCTGTTAGTGGTAGCAGATCATTGCGCGTCAAGTCGCCGAAGAAGAAGAACCGgaaacagacagcgcgcggcggaAAATGGTGTCGTACTCTCTGAAAGTAAAACAAG GATGTGGGCGGAGTCTCAGCAAGGGCCGTCCAGATGCCCCCCATGCAAACGGGGATACTGCACCTACTGCCAAGTCCTTTACAGCGACCTGGATCAG CATCTATCCAGTCTCAGACACCTGGATTGTGTTGGAGCGTCCTCCAGGGCGTCTCGCAGTATTTCCTTCTCTGACAGCCGCTCCGGCAATGAGACTCTACTGGAACGTTTCCTGCAGGATGTCTTGTTGCACCACCCACACTGCTACAACGATACCAG ACCATCAGACGCAGACCTTCCGTCAGTCTCCAGTCCTCTTTTGCCGAGGGAGGTGCTTGATGAAGTGTGTTTGTCTGATAACGACAGCTGGATGTTGGGTACCCGGGACCACTTGCCCAGCTCAGACAATGTGTCTGATCACATGACTAATCCAGAAGAAGATTCTGGTCCTGGTAGCCAGTTAGAGAAAAGAAGGCACAGACATTCTTCACCAGCAGAAGAGCAGAATTACGCAATGAGCGTTACCTCAGGGCATACACATCTGTCTAAACATCAGGCTAAGCCACCTGTGCACCGGAAGGCACACAGGAAAACTGACAGGAGGAAAAACCCTTCACCCAAGGGTGCAGATGCTGGTACACGGTCCCTGTCTGTCCCTGTGCCACAGCATTGGCAAAGCTGGCAGAAGCAACAGTTGGCAGCTAACATTGTGCCTCCGCACACTGACCTGGACCAAACTATTGAAGAG GTGATCCAAACATACTGTCATGGAGACAGTTTGATCACCTGTCCTCAAGAGGAGACGGAGAGCTTTCACATTAGTCCGCCTCAGTCTCTTCAAACACACTCGGACTGGGACTCCCCTGTACAG ATGCAGTCCCATGTCCAGACGCAGGTGAGGGACTTCAGCCATCTGACTGATGTCCAGGTAGACCTGACAGACCAGTTGTACTCCCACCAGCTCGACTCCGTCCTCCACA AATCCTTCAGAGGGAAGACATGGACCCAGATTGAAGCGGAAGACAAGAAGAAGGTGGACGAGCTGGTCCTGCAGTTCAGACAAGGTCGTTTTGTCTGCTGCTTCGACAGCGAGTCACTAGCAAG GTTTGGCACCGGAAGCAAACACAGGAGTAGGCGTGGTCAGACGGAAGCAGCGTCAGACATAGTTTTCCTTCCTCTGCTGAACACCCATGAGGAGGAAGTCAGAAAGAGGCGGTGCTTTAGGATGGCGTCCAGGTGTCAA GTAGTGAAAGTGAGTCACAGCACTCAGACCATCCACTTTGTTGTCCCCACTGTCAATCAACCAGCCACGCAGGCCACTCCCAAATCGGTGCCTCTCCTTGGAACAGAAAGAACTCCTGAGGTGCAATGTAAGCGTCTCCCGCCTTCGTACTCCCCCATCATCACGCCTCTGCAGGCCAGTACCTCCCTGGTCCACCTTCTCTGTTCTCCGACATTTCCCGCCCCCCTCTACACATCTGCTGCAGGGTCCGCCCCTAAACGCAGCAGAAGAAGGCAGCGTCCACTAGACTTTCAGAGCTCGAATGTCAAATATAAACCTTTTCCAGTGTGCTTCTATGATCACCGTAGCAATCGCATCATAAAGAACCCTCCCAAAGGTTTTGTGGGAACTAAAAGTTCCCCCCTCTCTGGGCCCTTGCCGTCATGTGTTCGTCAGCTGTTCCGAAGTCTGAGCCCGGACCTAAATGCTGAGAGATTGTCAGGGGATGTAGACTCTTCCAGGGCCAAAAGTCACAGGTTATTAGATACCACCTCCTCCATCAGCGGTCATGTTGCCATGAGCATGCTCAGTACGGACTCAGCACAGACCCTTAAACGCGAAACAGTGCGGAGGCGGGCCGTGGCGGCCACACTTTTGCCTCCAGGCAGGTCAAAGCGGGAAAGAATGGCTATGGAACAAAGGCCAAGACTCCCCAAGAAGAGTATCAGAATTCAGAACAGAACACGTGGTCTCCATCACATGTCCTCCACACAGCCACACCTCCGACGAGGACGATCTCAGAGAGGGAGGGGCTGTGACAAGACTGCTAAGTAG